From the genome of Suricata suricatta isolate VVHF042 chromosome 3, meerkat_22Aug2017_6uvM2_HiC, whole genome shotgun sequence, one region includes:
- the RNF2 gene encoding E3 ubiquitin-protein ligase RING2 isoform X1, translating to MCNVSMKVPAMSQAVQTNGTQPLSKTWELSLYELQRTPQEAITDGLEIVVSPRSLHSELMCPICLDMLKNTMTTKECLHRFCADCIITALRSGNKECPTCRKKLVSKRSLRPDPNFDALISKIYPSRDEYEAHQERVLARINKHNNQQALSHSIEEGLKIQAMNRLQRGKKQQIENGSGAEDNGDSSHCSNASTHSNQEAGPSNKRTKTSDDSGLELDNNNATVAIDPVMDGASEIELVFRPHPTLMEKDDSAQTRYIKTSGNATVDHLSKYLAVRLALEELRSKGESNQMNLDTASEKQYTIYIATASGQFTVLNGSFSLELVSEKYWKVNKPMELYYAPTKEHK from the exons caaTGTCTCAGGCTGTGCAGACAAACGGAACTCAGCCATTAAGCAAAACATGGGAACTCAGTTTATATGAATTACAACGAACACCTCAG GAGGCAATAACGGATGGCTTGGAAATTGTTGTTTCACCCCGAAGTCTACACAGTGAATTAATGTGCCCAATTTGTTTGGATATGTTGAAGAACACCATGACTACAAAGGAGTGCTTACATCGTTTTTGTGCAGACTGCATTATCACAGCCCTCAGAAGTGG CAATAAAGAATGTCCTACCTGTCGGAAGAAGCTAGTTTCTAAAAGATCACTAAGGCCAGACCCAAACTTTGATGCACTCATCAGCAAAATTTATCCAAGTCGTGATGAGTATGAGGCTCATCAAGAGAGAGTATTAGCCAGGATCAACAAGCACAATAATCAGCAAGCACTCAGTCACAGCATTGAGGAAGGACTGAAGATACAGGCCATGAACAG ATTACAGCGAGGCAAGAAACAACAGATTGAAAATGGTAGTGGAGCAGAAGACAATGGTGACAGTTCTCACTGTAGTAATGCATCCACACACAGTAATCAGGAAGCAGGACCTAGTAACAAACGGACCAAAACATCTGATGATTCCGGGCTTGAGCTTGATAATAACAATGCAACAGTGGCAATTGATCCAGTAATGGATGGTGCCAGTGAAATTGAATTAGTATTCAGGCCTCATCCCACACTAATGGAAAAAGATGATAGTGCACAGACCAG atacaTAAAGACTTCAGGTAATGCCACTGTTGATCACTTATCCAAGTATCTGGCTGTGAGGTTAGCTTTGGAAGAACTTCGAAGCAAAGGAGAATCAAACCAGATGAACCTTGATACAGCCAGTGAGAAGCAGTATACCATTTACATAGCAACAGCCAGTGGGCAGTTCACT gtaTTAAATggctctttttctttggaattggTCAGTGAGAAATACTGGAAAGTGAACAAACCCATGGAACTTTATTATGCACCTACAAAGGAGCACAAATGA
- the RNF2 gene encoding E3 ubiquitin-protein ligase RING2 isoform X2 has translation MPATVQAMSQAVQTNGTQPLSKTWELSLYELQRTPQEAITDGLEIVVSPRSLHSELMCPICLDMLKNTMTTKECLHRFCADCIITALRSGNKECPTCRKKLVSKRSLRPDPNFDALISKIYPSRDEYEAHQERVLARINKHNNQQALSHSIEEGLKIQAMNRLQRGKKQQIENGSGAEDNGDSSHCSNASTHSNQEAGPSNKRTKTSDDSGLELDNNNATVAIDPVMDGASEIELVFRPHPTLMEKDDSAQTRYIKTSGNATVDHLSKYLAVRLALEELRSKGESNQMNLDTASEKQYTIYIATASGQFTVLNGSFSLELVSEKYWKVNKPMELYYAPTKEHK, from the exons caaTGTCTCAGGCTGTGCAGACAAACGGAACTCAGCCATTAAGCAAAACATGGGAACTCAGTTTATATGAATTACAACGAACACCTCAG GAGGCAATAACGGATGGCTTGGAAATTGTTGTTTCACCCCGAAGTCTACACAGTGAATTAATGTGCCCAATTTGTTTGGATATGTTGAAGAACACCATGACTACAAAGGAGTGCTTACATCGTTTTTGTGCAGACTGCATTATCACAGCCCTCAGAAGTGG CAATAAAGAATGTCCTACCTGTCGGAAGAAGCTAGTTTCTAAAAGATCACTAAGGCCAGACCCAAACTTTGATGCACTCATCAGCAAAATTTATCCAAGTCGTGATGAGTATGAGGCTCATCAAGAGAGAGTATTAGCCAGGATCAACAAGCACAATAATCAGCAAGCACTCAGTCACAGCATTGAGGAAGGACTGAAGATACAGGCCATGAACAG ATTACAGCGAGGCAAGAAACAACAGATTGAAAATGGTAGTGGAGCAGAAGACAATGGTGACAGTTCTCACTGTAGTAATGCATCCACACACAGTAATCAGGAAGCAGGACCTAGTAACAAACGGACCAAAACATCTGATGATTCCGGGCTTGAGCTTGATAATAACAATGCAACAGTGGCAATTGATCCAGTAATGGATGGTGCCAGTGAAATTGAATTAGTATTCAGGCCTCATCCCACACTAATGGAAAAAGATGATAGTGCACAGACCAG atacaTAAAGACTTCAGGTAATGCCACTGTTGATCACTTATCCAAGTATCTGGCTGTGAGGTTAGCTTTGGAAGAACTTCGAAGCAAAGGAGAATCAAACCAGATGAACCTTGATACAGCCAGTGAGAAGCAGTATACCATTTACATAGCAACAGCCAGTGGGCAGTTCACT gtaTTAAATggctctttttctttggaattggTCAGTGAGAAATACTGGAAAGTGAACAAACCCATGGAACTTTATTATGCACCTACAAAGGAGCACAAATGA
- the RNF2 gene encoding E3 ubiquitin-protein ligase RING2 isoform X3, with amino-acid sequence MSQAVQTNGTQPLSKTWELSLYELQRTPQEAITDGLEIVVSPRSLHSELMCPICLDMLKNTMTTKECLHRFCADCIITALRSGNKECPTCRKKLVSKRSLRPDPNFDALISKIYPSRDEYEAHQERVLARINKHNNQQALSHSIEEGLKIQAMNRLQRGKKQQIENGSGAEDNGDSSHCSNASTHSNQEAGPSNKRTKTSDDSGLELDNNNATVAIDPVMDGASEIELVFRPHPTLMEKDDSAQTRYIKTSGNATVDHLSKYLAVRLALEELRSKGESNQMNLDTASEKQYTIYIATASGQFTVLNGSFSLELVSEKYWKVNKPMELYYAPTKEHK; translated from the exons aTGTCTCAGGCTGTGCAGACAAACGGAACTCAGCCATTAAGCAAAACATGGGAACTCAGTTTATATGAATTACAACGAACACCTCAG GAGGCAATAACGGATGGCTTGGAAATTGTTGTTTCACCCCGAAGTCTACACAGTGAATTAATGTGCCCAATTTGTTTGGATATGTTGAAGAACACCATGACTACAAAGGAGTGCTTACATCGTTTTTGTGCAGACTGCATTATCACAGCCCTCAGAAGTGG CAATAAAGAATGTCCTACCTGTCGGAAGAAGCTAGTTTCTAAAAGATCACTAAGGCCAGACCCAAACTTTGATGCACTCATCAGCAAAATTTATCCAAGTCGTGATGAGTATGAGGCTCATCAAGAGAGAGTATTAGCCAGGATCAACAAGCACAATAATCAGCAAGCACTCAGTCACAGCATTGAGGAAGGACTGAAGATACAGGCCATGAACAG ATTACAGCGAGGCAAGAAACAACAGATTGAAAATGGTAGTGGAGCAGAAGACAATGGTGACAGTTCTCACTGTAGTAATGCATCCACACACAGTAATCAGGAAGCAGGACCTAGTAACAAACGGACCAAAACATCTGATGATTCCGGGCTTGAGCTTGATAATAACAATGCAACAGTGGCAATTGATCCAGTAATGGATGGTGCCAGTGAAATTGAATTAGTATTCAGGCCTCATCCCACACTAATGGAAAAAGATGATAGTGCACAGACCAG atacaTAAAGACTTCAGGTAATGCCACTGTTGATCACTTATCCAAGTATCTGGCTGTGAGGTTAGCTTTGGAAGAACTTCGAAGCAAAGGAGAATCAAACCAGATGAACCTTGATACAGCCAGTGAGAAGCAGTATACCATTTACATAGCAACAGCCAGTGGGCAGTTCACT gtaTTAAATggctctttttctttggaattggTCAGTGAGAAATACTGGAAAGTGAACAAACCCATGGAACTTTATTATGCACCTACAAAGGAGCACAAATGA